Sequence from the Bryobacteraceae bacterium genome:
GTTCGCCAACGCGAGAACGCCGGGGCTCACCAGCCGGTCGTGAATCACACATGCGGCTTGCGCCAGAATTCGGGCGGCTTTGACTGTTAGCAGGTCCGGATCCCCTGGACCGGCTCCCACCAGATACACTTTAGCCTTTGGAAGCATACGAGCTCCTTTGCGGATCAAAGGGTCTACGCTCCGCGGACACGTGTCGCGGATATGTGTCACTTGCAGGGTGGCGGCTCGGCGGTGAGCCAATAGGTGGGAACAGCGAACGGGGTCCCGGTTTGTCTCCGCTGGAAACCCGTTCGTTTCGCTAGCAGTCGAAAATCAGTCTAACCAAACTGCGATCAAAAGGGAAGAGGAAAATTGCCTAGAAGGTATAGAAAGTTTCTTTGGACCCGATACCGGCCGCTCACCGGGCGGAAAAACGATATTCGGTTGAAGTCCGGAAGTCTTTTCCCGGATCGAGCACTACGGAGGGGAATTCCGGCCGGTTCGGCGAATCGGGAAAATGCTGCGTCTCCAGGCAGAACGCGTATCTTTGCGCGTAAGGCCGGTCGCCCTTGCCAGTGATCGATCCATCCAGGAAATTCCCCGTATAGAACTGGATTCCCGGCTCGGTGGTATGCACTTCCATCACCCGCCCGGACTTCGGCTCGTGCACCCGCGCCGCCAGACTCAGCCCCGCGTCACTACGGTTCAGCACGAAATTGTGATCGTATCCACGGCCGAAGCGCAATTGCTCGTCGCCGTCGTTGATCCGCGCCCCGATCGCGGTGGAGTGCGTGAAATCGAACGGCGTGCCGGCCACCGGCTTCAGTTCGCCCGTCGGGATCAGCCCGGCGTTCACCGGCGTGAACCGATCCGCCCGGATCTCGATGTCGTGTCCGAGAACATCGCCGTTGCCCTGCCCCAGCAGGTTGAAGTAGCTGTGGTTGGTGAGATTGAGCACCGTCGGCCGATCCGTGTTCGCGAAGTACTCGATCCGCAGAGTATCGTCGGCCGTCACCGTGTAGACCACGCGCACGTTCAGATTTCCCGGATAGCCCTCCTCGCCGTCGCGGCTCAGGTAGCGCAATTCGAGCGCCGGCTCGCCCGTCGTGATCGGCTCCGCCGACCACACCTGCTTATCGAATCCGCGCAGGCCGCCATGCAGATGATTCTCGCCGTCGTTGGTCGCCAGCCTGTATTGCACCCCGTTCAGCGCGAAGCTCGCCTTGGCGATCCGGTTTCCATACCTTCCGATCAACGCGCCGAAATAGGGATGCTCTTTCAAATACCCGTCGAGCCCGTCGAAACCGAGCACCACGTCTTCGTACTTGCCGCCCTTGTCCCCCGCCTTCAGCGACACCACGATGCCGCCGTAGTTCATGATCGCCGCCTCGAACCCCCGTTCGTTCGACAGCGTGTAGAGGTCGATCTGGTAGCCGTTCGGCGCACGGCCGTAGCGCCGCTTCTTGATCCCCTTCGCCACAACGGCCTCCTCGTCCGAATCGCCCGCTTTTTTGGCCTCTTTCGTTTCCGGAGGCGGGCTGCTCGAACAGGAAGCCAGCACTAGGGCGAACGCGGCCACGGTCGTGCGATGGATGTGCATGACCCACCATGATACGCCCTCTCAGATCTTCTGCGTCTTCCATCTGCCCCGGCGGAACAGCACCATCGCCACCGCAGCCAGCAGCGACTCCGCCACCGCGATCGCCAGGTACACGCCGCGCGGCCCCAGCCCGGTATGCAGCGCCAAGCCATACGCCATCGGGATCTGGCACAGCCAGAAGCAGAAGAAGTTGATTTTGGTGGGAGTCCAGGTGTCGCCGGCGCCGTTGAACGCCTGGATCAGCACCATGCCCCACGCATAGAAAAGGTACGCGTAGCTGAGATACCGCAGGCAATCGACGCCGTAGGGAATCACCGCCGGGTCCGCCCCGTAAACCGACAGGACCCGCTCGGCCGCTACCAGGAACACCAAACCCACGGCGCCCAGAAAGCACATGTTGTAGAACCCCGTCAGATAGACGGCGCGCTCGGCGCGATCCGGCTTCCCCGCCCCGAGACTCTGTCCCACCAACGTCGCCGCTGCGTTGCTCATGCCCCAAGCCGGCATCAGCACCACGATCACCGTGCGGATGGCCAGGCCGTAGCCGGCGAGCGCCTCGCTCCCGAACGTCGACATGATACGCACCAGCGCCACCCAACTCGCCATCCCGATCTCCATTTGCAGAATGCCGTTCACCGAAACCCGCACCAGACTGGCCATCACCTTCCAGTCCGGCCGAAGATCCTGCCAACGAAGGTGCACGCGGCCGTG
This genomic interval carries:
- a CDS encoding aldose epimerase family protein, producing MHIHRTTVAAFALVLASCSSSPPPETKEAKKAGDSDEEAVVAKGIKKRRYGRAPNGYQIDLYTLSNERGFEAAIMNYGGIVVSLKAGDKGGKYEDVVLGFDGLDGYLKEHPYFGALIGRYGNRIAKASFALNGVQYRLATNDGENHLHGGLRGFDKQVWSAEPITTGEPALELRYLSRDGEEGYPGNLNVRVVYTVTADDTLRIEYFANTDRPTVLNLTNHSYFNLLGQGNGDVLGHDIEIRADRFTPVNAGLIPTGELKPVAGTPFDFTHSTAIGARINDGDEQLRFGRGYDHNFVLNRSDAGLSLAARVHEPKSGRVMEVHTTEPGIQFYTGNFLDGSITGKGDRPYAQRYAFCLETQHFPDSPNRPEFPSVVLDPGKDFRTSTEYRFSAR